The following are encoded in a window of Brevibacillus ruminantium genomic DNA:
- a CDS encoding NPCBM/NEW2 domain-containing protein, producing the protein MMKKNTKLGFMSGFLLGSIFFSGLTYAATQSIPVDFKPIKFMVDGKLRETNDAFLYNGVPYAPVAFVGTAAGKKVTWDANASTVTIGGPAESVGSETRLSSLKYSIKDGYLISAFKDNWDKGVFSAGGTIYDHGLGYTNITSVANDSYSITRQAFKIELNGSYKELSGVVAVDDKSPNKTDPILWRIKGDGKLLHESQRMTAGQSQAVQVNVAGVKTLELEMRKVSGSDKANIHAFFGNPLLR; encoded by the coding sequence ATGATGAAGAAAAATACGAAGTTGGGGTTCATGTCGGGGTTCTTGCTGGGGTCCATTTTCTTTTCCGGTCTTACATACGCGGCGACACAGTCTATCCCCGTCGACTTCAAGCCGATCAAATTCATGGTAGACGGGAAACTGCGGGAGACCAATGACGCTTTTCTGTATAATGGTGTACCTTATGCACCTGTTGCTTTTGTCGGCACGGCTGCAGGGAAAAAAGTCACCTGGGATGCCAATGCCAGCACAGTGACCATCGGAGGACCGGCAGAGTCGGTTGGCAGCGAGACCAGATTGTCGTCGCTGAAATATTCGATCAAAGACGGGTATTTGATCAGTGCCTTTAAGGATAACTGGGATAAAGGTGTTTTCTCAGCAGGAGGAACCATTTATGATCACGGACTGGGTTACACAAACATCACTTCGGTCGCAAATGACAGCTACAGCATCACCAGACAAGCATTTAAGATTGAATTGAACGGAAGCTACAAAGAGCTTTCTGGTGTTGTTGCAGTCGATGATAAGTCTCCCAACAAAACGGACCCGATCCTTTGGCGGATCAAAGGGGACGGAAAGCTGCTGCATGAAAGTCAGCGTATGACGGCTGGACAAAGTCAGGCCGTACAAGTCAACGTGGCGGGAGTCAAGACGTTGGAGCTGGAAATGCGGAAGGTATCAGGAAGCGATAAAGCGAATATCCATGCCTTTTTCGGAAATCCGCTGTTGCGATAA
- a CDS encoding alkaline phosphatase — MKKTRKIAALAVLFGLTLSIPFQTNSTESLMLAKANAETKVAKSKNVILMIGDGMGPTQVTAARLYANKFYKQEKLELDNYLVGAATTFADPGVADGVFQSGIVTDSASAGTAFATGNKTYNAAISVSNADVSRPFASFIEAAHDQGLATGLVTTARITHATPAVFASHVRQRDNETAIASQYLTSGVDVLMGGGKSFFVTKEEKGKRTDKNIIEDFTAAGYKYVEDKKGLNAIKPTDGKVLGLFANSHVDYVIDRKESTPSLADMTKKSLEILSQNKKGFAIMVEGGRIDHAGHANDIHSNVEETLDFDAAVKVAMDFAKKDGNTTVIISADHETGGLSLSRDNIYEVNLEDFKMLNSSSEVIGAELNKETVKTKEDVKKILSAYTTFSFTDEELQQILDGDGSSYKREGALNAVVAKHAIIGWTGHGHSGVDVGIWAFGPAKESLRGLHDNTELATVAAQTIGVDLQKATKKLQDKYLYPVFKIDREGKVLFPAAEMYAAFGLKQNGDVFEKPSLSITVPKTGNTITVNGKPLQLSAPIDVDNNSVYLPLEAFEQAIGKKLSWDSLSERIVME; from the coding sequence ATGAAAAAAACAAGAAAGATCGCTGCACTCGCGGTATTGTTCGGGTTGACGCTGTCCATTCCCTTTCAAACCAATTCGACAGAATCACTCATGCTTGCCAAAGCCAATGCAGAAACCAAAGTGGCCAAATCCAAGAATGTCATTCTGATGATCGGTGACGGGATGGGCCCGACACAGGTAACGGCAGCACGCCTGTATGCCAACAAGTTTTACAAGCAAGAGAAACTGGAGCTCGACAATTATCTGGTGGGTGCAGCTACGACATTTGCTGATCCGGGCGTAGCCGACGGAGTCTTTCAATCCGGGATCGTAACCGACTCTGCTTCCGCAGGCACCGCCTTTGCAACGGGCAATAAAACGTACAACGCCGCCATCTCTGTTTCCAACGCGGATGTTTCCCGTCCCTTTGCTTCCTTTATCGAGGCCGCTCATGATCAGGGGCTGGCCACAGGTCTCGTCACGACCGCCCGGATCACGCATGCGACTCCCGCTGTTTTTGCCAGCCATGTCAGACAGCGTGATAATGAAACCGCTATTGCCTCTCAGTATCTGACTTCCGGAGTTGACGTACTGATGGGCGGCGGCAAAAGCTTTTTTGTCACCAAAGAGGAAAAGGGAAAGCGCACTGACAAGAATATTATCGAAGACTTTACAGCAGCCGGGTACAAGTACGTGGAGGACAAAAAAGGCCTGAATGCGATTAAGCCAACGGATGGCAAGGTGCTTGGACTGTTCGCCAACTCGCACGTAGATTATGTCATTGACCGTAAAGAAAGCACTCCATCCCTGGCAGACATGACGAAAAAGTCCTTGGAGATCCTCTCTCAAAATAAGAAAGGCTTCGCCATCATGGTAGAAGGCGGCCGGATCGACCACGCTGGACATGCCAACGATATTCACAGCAATGTCGAAGAGACACTGGACTTCGATGCCGCGGTGAAGGTAGCCATGGATTTTGCGAAGAAAGACGGAAACACGACCGTCATTATTTCCGCTGACCATGAAACCGGAGGACTCTCTCTGTCCCGTGACAACATCTACGAAGTGAATCTCGAGGATTTCAAAATGCTGAACAGCTCCTCTGAAGTGATTGGTGCGGAACTGAATAAGGAAACGGTGAAAACAAAAGAAGATGTGAAAAAAATCCTGTCTGCCTATACCACGTTTTCGTTTACAGATGAGGAACTCCAGCAAATCCTGGACGGCGACGGCTCTTCCTACAAACGCGAGGGTGCGCTTAATGCTGTTGTTGCGAAGCATGCCATCATTGGTTGGACAGGTCATGGCCACTCCGGTGTGGATGTCGGCATTTGGGCATTCGGTCCGGCAAAAGAAAGCCTGCGCGGCCTGCATGACAATACAGAACTGGCAACCGTCGCTGCACAAACCATTGGTGTCGATCTGCAAAAGGCCACGAAAAAACTGCAAGACAAATATCTCTACCCCGTCTTTAAAATTGATCGGGAAGGAAAGGTGCTGTTCCCGGCTGCCGAAATGTATGCTGCCTTTGGTTTGAAACAAAACGGAGATGTCTTCGAGAAGCCTTCCCTCTCGATTACGGTTCCGAAAACAGGAAACACGATCACGGTCAACGGAAAGCCTTTGCAACTGTCTGCTCCGATCGATGTGGATAACAACAGCGTCTATCTGCCACTGGAGGCTTTTGAACAGGCGATCGGCAAAAAACTCTCGTGGGATTCCCTGTCTGAGCGAATTGTGATGGAATAA
- a CDS encoding ABC transporter permease — translation MNAFQLIYRNILHRKTLSLLSLLSIAIASSLLVLIFLVQNSTEEGAAKGYGPFELVIGASGSDTQLVLNTFYHVGVPVGNIPYALYEEVNGNSNVDVSYAMNRGDSWRGYPIIGIDSGYFQTRYQIAPQSGQWYQHTGEAVVGSHVAQALGVKIGDTFHGSHGMVAGLDEHEEDGHGGQDEHAGHEEPAGHEEHAEHDGHDQAEHAAQGHGDHHHDFQYKIVGILPPLHTADDKGIFTTLDYAWAVHGEQDSPDKMITSLLVKPKGLLELQTLKLKYSKAEGAQAAYSSKVVANLLNMIDSGTVIARFMAMVCFVLAAISLLLSLTAASSERRRDVGLLRLLGKSRLFVMNTIVLEGILLTITGVLLGLLLGHVGAWLLHDVIFDATGISVKAWSFYAYEVYLLVGAVVLGTLASLWPSFRMYRVHPVELFR, via the coding sequence ATGAACGCCTTTCAGCTCATCTACCGGAACATCCTTCATCGGAAGACTTTGTCTCTTCTCTCACTGCTCTCGATCGCCATCGCATCCAGTCTGCTCGTGCTGATTTTCCTGGTTCAAAACAGCACAGAAGAAGGAGCCGCCAAGGGGTACGGCCCTTTTGAACTGGTCATTGGTGCATCCGGCTCGGATACGCAGCTGGTATTGAACACCTTCTATCATGTCGGAGTGCCAGTCGGGAATATTCCGTACGCCCTGTACGAAGAGGTAAACGGCAATTCAAATGTAGATGTCTCCTATGCGATGAACAGGGGTGACTCCTGGCGGGGCTACCCGATTATCGGGATCGACTCCGGGTATTTTCAGACCCGTTATCAGATCGCCCCGCAAAGCGGTCAATGGTATCAGCATACAGGTGAGGCTGTCGTCGGTTCTCATGTGGCGCAAGCATTAGGGGTAAAGATCGGCGATACGTTTCACGGAAGCCACGGAATGGTGGCTGGACTGGATGAGCATGAGGAAGACGGTCATGGCGGGCAGGATGAGCATGCGGGACATGAGGAACCTGCGGGACATGAAGAGCATGCCGAGCATGACGGGCATGACCAAGCCGAACATGCTGCGCAGGGCCACGGCGACCACCATCATGACTTTCAATACAAAATCGTCGGCATCCTCCCGCCTCTGCACACGGCTGACGACAAAGGGATTTTTACCACGCTGGATTACGCCTGGGCCGTTCACGGCGAACAAGATTCTCCCGATAAAATGATCACGTCGCTGCTGGTGAAACCAAAGGGGCTGCTGGAGCTGCAAACACTGAAATTGAAGTACAGCAAAGCAGAAGGAGCACAAGCCGCATACAGCAGCAAGGTCGTCGCCAATCTGTTGAACATGATCGATTCCGGCACCGTAATTGCCCGATTTATGGCGATGGTCTGCTTTGTCCTGGCCGCCATCTCTCTCCTGCTTTCCCTGACAGCCGCCTCCTCGGAGCGCCGTCGCGATGTAGGTTTGCTCCGACTGCTTGGCAAATCTCGGTTGTTTGTCATGAACACCATCGTGCTGGAAGGGATTTTGCTGACAATCACTGGCGTTTTGCTCGGGCTCCTGCTGGGTCACGTCGGGGCCTGGCTGCTGCATGATGTGATCTTTGATGCTACCGGCATCTCTGTAAAAGCATGGAGCTTCTATGCCTATGAAGTCTATTTGCTGGTTGGCGCCGTCGTTCTGGGAACACTGGCCTCTTTATGGCCTTCCTTCAGAATGTATCGCGTCCATCCCGTGGAACTTTTTCGGTAA
- a CDS encoding peptide ABC transporter substrate-binding protein: protein MKRQAAPLIVGLALITATVLGGCTGGSSTSTAQPPPDQTGQTSTNAVQQPKTPSVFRANLHSEPSTIDPGLAKDNTSGTVVRAAFDGLTRLDAKAKPMNSIAQEVKTSADGLTYTFTLRDAKWSNGDPVKASDFVFAWKRALDPKLASEYAYQLYYIKNAQEINAGQASPDTLGAKALDEKTLEVQLVNPTPYFLELTAFYTYYPVNQKVVEANPNWALEAATHVGNGPFKVTTWEHKNKMVLEKNENYWDQQAVKLDRIEFVMIEDDNTELAMFEKGELDWAGQPIGGLPTDAIPSLRAEGKLVIHPEASMYWFKMNTTKPPLNNIKIRKALAYAVNRQDIVDNVTQVGQVPTMGILPQTMILKPEGYFKDNDVETAKKLLAEGLQELGLDKLPVLTLSYNTVDRHKKIAEALQDQWKRNLGIDIKLQNKEFKVHLQDLNELNYEIGRIGWSADFNDPINYLEMFRDKDGGNNDMGWENARYKELIIQAAAELDPEKRAQMFSEAEQIMMDEMPLIPMFTDVDVWVQSDKVKGVQVDPLGFVDLKWAEMIQ, encoded by the coding sequence ATGAAAAGACAGGCAGCTCCACTTATTGTTGGTCTCGCCCTGATTACTGCCACCGTACTGGGTGGATGCACAGGAGGAAGTTCTACCTCGACCGCGCAACCGCCACCTGATCAAACAGGCCAAACCAGCACAAATGCCGTTCAGCAACCCAAAACACCCAGTGTATTCCGGGCCAATTTGCACAGTGAGCCATCGACGATCGATCCCGGTCTGGCCAAGGACAATACCTCAGGGACGGTTGTACGTGCAGCCTTCGATGGGCTGACCAGACTGGATGCAAAGGCGAAGCCGATGAATTCGATTGCCCAAGAGGTGAAGACCTCAGCGGATGGCCTGACATACACCTTTACCCTGCGTGATGCCAAATGGAGCAACGGCGATCCCGTAAAAGCGAGTGACTTTGTCTTCGCCTGGAAACGGGCGCTTGACCCCAAGCTGGCCTCCGAGTACGCTTACCAGCTCTACTACATCAAAAATGCCCAGGAAATCAATGCCGGGCAGGCTTCGCCGGATACACTGGGCGCAAAAGCCCTGGATGAAAAGACACTCGAAGTTCAGCTGGTCAATCCAACGCCCTACTTCCTGGAGCTGACGGCTTTTTACACCTACTATCCGGTGAATCAAAAGGTAGTCGAAGCCAATCCGAACTGGGCATTGGAAGCAGCGACCCACGTCGGCAACGGTCCGTTTAAAGTAACGACCTGGGAGCATAAAAACAAGATGGTGCTGGAGAAAAATGAAAACTACTGGGATCAACAGGCGGTGAAGCTGGACCGGATTGAATTCGTGATGATTGAGGATGACAACACAGAACTGGCGATGTTTGAAAAAGGAGAACTGGACTGGGCCGGGCAACCGATAGGCGGACTACCGACGGATGCCATTCCTTCCCTGAGAGCGGAAGGGAAGCTGGTCATCCATCCGGAAGCGTCCATGTACTGGTTCAAAATGAATACTACCAAACCGCCATTGAACAATATCAAAATCCGGAAAGCACTCGCCTATGCGGTAAACCGCCAGGACATCGTGGATAACGTCACCCAGGTAGGACAGGTACCGACTATGGGCATACTGCCACAGACGATGATTTTAAAGCCAGAGGGCTACTTCAAGGACAATGATGTGGAGACAGCAAAAAAACTGCTGGCTGAAGGACTGCAAGAGCTGGGCCTCGACAAGCTGCCTGTTCTGACGCTTTCCTATAATACGGTGGATCGTCACAAGAAGATTGCCGAAGCTCTGCAAGACCAGTGGAAGCGCAACCTGGGGATCGACATCAAGCTGCAAAACAAAGAGTTTAAAGTGCATCTCCAGGATTTAAACGAGCTGAATTATGAAATAGGACGGATCGGCTGGAGCGCAGATTTCAATGACCCGATCAACTATCTGGAAATGTTCCGCGACAAAGACGGGGGCAACAATGATATGGGGTGGGAGAACGCCCGATACAAAGAGCTGATCATCCAGGCAGCAGCCGAGCTGGACCCGGAAAAGCGGGCACAAATGTTTAGTGAAGCTGAACAGATCATGATGGACGAAATGCCGCTCATCCCGATGTTCACGGACGTAGATGTCTGGGTGCAAAGCGACAAGGTAAAAGGCGTACAGGTTGATCCGCTTGGTTTTGTCGACCTTAAGTGGGCAGAGATGATCCAATGA
- a CDS encoding peptide ABC transporter substrate-binding protein, which translates to MKKSIFAAMSSILVLSAALAGCGGGDKTADNAQGNTQTSEESTGPKVLRLNMHTEPPTADPALAEDSTSGALLRATFDGLTRIGEDGKPHESVAEKIDVSEDGLTYTFHLRDSKWSNGDPVTAQDFEYAWKHALEPATAANYAYQLYYIKNAQKFNTNKASADEVGVKALDEKTLEVKLENPTPYFLELTAFYTYYPINKKVAEADPKWATEAKTHVGNGPFKMESWEHKSKIVLAKNENYWDKDAVKLDKIDFSMVEDENTELSMFDNGDLDWAGAPLSALPTDAIPALKDSGKMQVHAIAGTYMYKFNTEKAPFNNAKIRKAFAYAINRQSIVDNVTQANQQPAMGLVPPTMAVTAEPYFKDNDLETAKKLLEEGMKEEGLTKLPTISLSYNTSEGHKKIAEAVQDQWKKAFDIDVKLENKEWKVYLDDLHQGKFMIGRSSWSGDFNDPINFLELFKFKDGGNNDTRWENPKFQELLNQSAVEKDEAKRKAILADAEKIFMDEMPAAPIYYYTHSYVKNDKVKGVVLDGLGFVDYKWATIE; encoded by the coding sequence ATGAAAAAAAGTATTTTTGCAGCGATGAGTTCGATTCTCGTACTGAGTGCGGCACTTGCCGGTTGCGGCGGTGGAGACAAAACTGCTGACAATGCTCAGGGAAATACACAAACGAGCGAAGAGAGCACAGGACCAAAAGTTCTGCGTCTGAACATGCATACGGAGCCGCCTACGGCCGATCCTGCATTGGCTGAAGACTCTACCTCCGGTGCACTTCTGCGTGCTACCTTTGACGGTCTGACCCGCATTGGCGAAGACGGAAAACCGCATGAGTCCGTGGCAGAAAAAATCGATGTATCCGAAGACGGCCTCACGTATACCTTCCATCTTCGTGATTCCAAATGGAGCAACGGTGATCCTGTTACCGCGCAAGATTTTGAATACGCCTGGAAACATGCGTTGGAGCCTGCAACAGCAGCCAACTACGCATACCAGCTCTACTACATCAAAAATGCTCAGAAATTCAATACAAATAAAGCAAGTGCTGATGAAGTTGGCGTAAAAGCACTGGATGAAAAAACACTGGAAGTAAAACTGGAAAACCCAACTCCGTACTTCTTGGAGCTGACTGCTTTCTACACCTACTACCCAATCAACAAAAAAGTGGCGGAAGCCGATCCGAAATGGGCGACCGAAGCAAAAACCCACGTGGGTAACGGTCCGTTCAAAATGGAGTCCTGGGAGCATAAGAGCAAGATTGTTCTTGCGAAAAACGAAAACTACTGGGATAAAGATGCTGTAAAACTGGACAAGATCGATTTCTCCATGGTAGAGGATGAGAATACCGAGCTGTCCATGTTTGACAACGGCGACCTCGACTGGGCCGGCGCACCGCTGAGCGCGCTCCCAACCGATGCGATCCCTGCACTGAAAGACTCCGGAAAAATGCAGGTGCATGCGATTGCCGGTACCTACATGTACAAATTCAATACGGAAAAAGCGCCATTCAACAACGCGAAAATCCGTAAAGCATTTGCGTATGCAATCAACCGTCAGTCCATTGTGGACAACGTGACTCAAGCGAACCAGCAACCAGCAATGGGTCTCGTACCGCCAACCATGGCTGTAACCGCAGAGCCATACTTCAAAGACAATGACCTGGAAACTGCGAAAAAACTGCTGGAAGAAGGCATGAAAGAAGAGGGCCTCACCAAACTGCCTACAATCTCGCTTTCCTACAACACTTCCGAAGGTCACAAGAAGATTGCCGAAGCTGTACAAGACCAGTGGAAAAAGGCATTTGATATCGATGTAAAACTGGAAAACAAAGAGTGGAAAGTATATCTGGACGACCTGCACCAAGGCAAGTTCATGATCGGACGTTCCAGCTGGAGCGGAGACTTCAACGACCCGATCAACTTCCTGGAGCTGTTCAAGTTCAAAGATGGCGGAAACAACGATACTCGTTGGGAAAATCCGAAGTTCCAAGAACTGCTGAACCAATCCGCAGTGGAGAAAGACGAAGCGAAGCGCAAAGCAATCCTCGCCGATGCTGAGAAAATCTTCATGGATGAAATGCCGGCAGCACCGATCTACTACTACACTCACTCCTACGTGAAAAACGACAAAGTGAAAGGCGTTGTTCTTGACGGTCTGGGCTTTGTTGACTACAAGTGGGCAACAATCGAATAA
- a CDS encoding peptide ABC transporter substrate-binding protein, with amino-acid sequence MKKLSAMTLGLSLVISAALAGCGGSGGQSAPADKPATGTSQAAPEKKKGPQIFRANLTSEPSTADPGLAKDATSGTIVRATFDGLTRLDGNAKPMNSVASDVKISDDKLTYTFTLRDSKWSNGDPVTAHDFEYAWKRALDPKLGAEYAYQLYYIKNAAKVHGSKATPDTLGVKALDDKTLEVTLENPTPYFLELTAFYTYYPVNKKVVEADPKWANEAATHVGNGPFKMTAWEHKAKIVLEKNENYWEKDIVNLDKIEFVMIEDDNTALSMFENGELDWAGQPLGGLPTDAIPALKDAGKLVVHPKATMYWYKVNTTKGPLANANIRKALALAVNRQAIVDNVTQVGQVPTMGLLPKSMAVKPEGYFKDNDVETAKKLLDEGLKELGLTKLPTITVSYNTTDRHKKIAEAMQDQWKQGLGIDVKLMNKEFKVHLQDMHELNYEIGRLGWNADFNDPINYLEMFRDKDTGTNDTGWENDRYKELLAQSTTAPDAESRMKMFAEAEQIFMDAMPVIPLFTDVDVWVQNDKVKGVQVDPLGFIDLKWAEITE; translated from the coding sequence ATGAAAAAGTTATCAGCAATGACGCTGGGGCTATCGCTAGTGATCAGCGCTGCACTCGCGGGATGCGGTGGCAGCGGCGGTCAGTCGGCACCGGCAGACAAGCCGGCGACGGGGACCTCACAGGCGGCGCCAGAGAAAAAGAAGGGACCGCAGATTTTCCGCGCCAATCTGACCAGTGAGCCTTCAACGGCTGACCCGGGTTTGGCCAAGGACGCTACGTCAGGAACAATCGTTCGCGCGACCTTTGACGGTTTGACCCGTCTTGACGGAAACGCCAAACCGATGAATTCTGTCGCCAGCGATGTGAAGATATCTGACGACAAGCTCACCTACACGTTTACCCTGCGCGATTCCAAATGGAGCAATGGAGATCCGGTCACAGCACATGACTTTGAATACGCCTGGAAACGTGCTCTCGATCCAAAATTGGGCGCCGAGTACGCCTACCAGCTTTACTACATCAAAAATGCAGCGAAGGTACACGGCTCCAAAGCCACCCCTGACACATTGGGCGTCAAGGCATTGGATGACAAAACACTGGAAGTGACGCTGGAGAACCCGACGCCATACTTCCTGGAGCTGACAGCCTTTTACACCTACTATCCCGTAAATAAGAAAGTAGTCGAGGCCGATCCGAAGTGGGCAAACGAAGCTGCTACGCACGTCGGAAACGGTCCGTTCAAGATGACAGCCTGGGAGCATAAAGCCAAGATTGTCCTGGAGAAAAACGAAAACTATTGGGAAAAAGACATCGTCAACCTGGATAAAATTGAATTCGTGATGATTGAAGACGACAATACAGCACTCTCCATGTTTGAAAACGGCGAGCTGGATTGGGCAGGTCAACCGCTCGGCGGACTGCCGACAGACGCTATCCCGGCCCTGAAGGATGCGGGCAAGCTGGTAGTCCATCCGAAGGCGACCATGTACTGGTACAAAGTCAACACCACGAAGGGGCCTCTCGCCAACGCCAATATTCGCAAAGCCTTGGCGCTTGCAGTGAACCGCCAGGCAATCGTGGACAACGTAACACAGGTGGGCCAGGTGCCGACGATGGGGCTATTGCCGAAATCCATGGCTGTGAAGCCAGAGGGCTATTTTAAAGACAACGATGTCGAGACAGCGAAAAAACTGCTGGATGAGGGATTGAAGGAGCTGGGCCTCACCAAGCTGCCAACCATCACCGTTTCCTACAACACGACGGACCGTCACAAGAAAATCGCTGAAGCTATGCAGGATCAGTGGAAGCAAGGGCTCGGTATCGATGTGAAGCTGATGAACAAAGAGTTCAAAGTGCATCTGCAAGACATGCATGAACTGAACTACGAAATCGGCCGTCTGGGCTGGAATGCGGACTTTAACGATCCGATCAACTACCTGGAAATGTTCCGCGACAAGGATACCGGTACCAATGATACCGGCTGGGAGAACGACCGCTACAAAGAACTGCTGGCTCAATCTACGACCGCTCCAGATGCGGAAAGCCGCATGAAAATGTTTGCGGAAGCCGAGCAGATTTTCATGGATGCCATGCCAGTCATCCCGCTCTTCACGGACGTGGATGTATGGGTGCAAAATGATAAAGTAAAAGGCGTACAAGTGGACCCTCTTGGCTTTATCGACCTCAAGTGGGCCGAGATTACCGAGTAA
- a CDS encoding ABC transporter ATP-binding protein, producing MILVQNLRKTYRIKAEELPVLDVPSFHVEQGEQVAIIGPSGSGKSTLLHLIGGVLSADSGQLLVNGQDLTKMNERERDHFRSTQIGYIFQDFHLIPSLTAEENVRLVLPKGDAQTQKKLLQEWFGRVGLEKRRTHRPTELSRGEQQRVAMIRSLINQPRLVLADEPTGSLDWETAQQMMSLMLTLCREENLTLLCVTHDLPLAKQFPRIVQIGEINQTMHASRKEVAIR from the coding sequence ATGATACTCGTACAAAATCTGAGGAAGACATACCGGATAAAAGCGGAGGAATTGCCCGTGCTGGATGTCCCCTCTTTTCATGTGGAACAAGGGGAGCAGGTCGCGATCATCGGGCCTAGCGGTTCCGGGAAAAGCACACTGCTCCATCTGATTGGCGGCGTATTGTCGGCGGATAGCGGACAGCTTCTCGTAAACGGTCAGGATCTCACCAAAATGAATGAACGGGAACGCGACCATTTTCGCTCGACACAGATCGGGTACATTTTTCAGGACTTTCACCTGATCCCCAGCCTGACCGCGGAAGAAAATGTGCGGCTTGTCTTGCCCAAAGGTGATGCCCAGACTCAGAAAAAATTGCTTCAGGAATGGTTTGGGCGGGTCGGTCTGGAGAAAAGACGCACTCACCGTCCGACCGAGCTTTCTCGTGGCGAGCAGCAGCGTGTGGCGATGATCCGTTCCCTCATCAATCAACCCCGTCTTGTTCTGGCGGACGAACCTACGGGAAGCCTGGATTGGGAAACGGCGCAGCAGATGATGAGTTTGATGCTGACGCTTTGTCGGGAGGAAAACCTGACGCTTCTCTGCGTTACGCATGATCTGCCATTGGCGAAACAATTTCCCCGTATCGTCCAGATCGGAGAGATCAACCAGACGATGCATGCATCCAGAAAAGAGGTGGCCATCCGATGA